TACGGACGGTGGAGAGTAGGGCTAGGTGCAGTCCCCTCCCCCTGGCATTCGAGGCCGGGGAGTCATTTCCTTTCCCTTTTTGTTATGGACAACTGCACGTACTGTAAATGTAAGGACACACCGGAGAATCCGCTTTGCCACGGAGCGGTGTGGTCAGACCCTTTTTCTCGGAAGCCAGATCAGCAAGACTTCGCCTATTGTGAAGAATGCAGCAACAGGGGCGGATTCGGTACAACCGATCCGCACCGATTCTTCGGACACTGTTGTTTTTGTGATCGTGAGTTTTGGGAATATTCCGAAATTTGCGTTCTCGAATGTGAAGATCCGAGAAACCCGACGAGAGACACTGCCTGCCTTCGGTGTATCAGAAATGACAACATCGAGAATGCAATCCGCTGCCAATGCTGCGGTGATTCGGCAGACGGCTACTATTGTTGGGGGCTCTGCCGCCAATGTGAATGCGGGTGTATCGGTAATGCAGTGGAAGACTGCAACAATGTGAAATCTGGAGTTGAGCAACCGTAATTGCGCACTTCCCTACTCTCAAAGTAGGAAGCCGATAGCTTCGTTAAGCGTCGCCGCCAGGCGTACCGAGCGTTGTGAATGGCTGGACATGATTCACTTGATGGATCGAATTCGATGAGCGGGAATCACTCCCCCGCTCATCACCCTTTTTCGATTTGAAAAAGTTCCAGACCTCCCTATTGAAAACGCCCACGATCTCCTTGCGCACCTTGCAAACCCGTGGCATTGTCGTTCCCGGTCTGCATTGTGCAGGCAGAAAAGCGAATCTGACGGGTTGCTGATTCATGTTGAGAAGCAATCCACAACTGTTCCTTACACAGAAAGGTTGGCCCCATGACTAAAAAAAACGCCAAACGAAGCAGTAATAATCCTCCGGAAAAAGTATTCCGGATTGGATTTATCACGGCTTCCGTTTTTGGACATGAGATTGAAACAGACGAAGGACCCATCACAGTCCGCAGCGTCAATGTGCAGAAACGGTATAAGGATGGGGATGATGTCAAATATACGTCTTCCTTCAACCTGGCTGAATTGCCACAGGCGGTTCGCGTGCTGCAAATGGCACAGGGATACGTTGAAAGGGCTGAGGCCGAAATCATTCTGGGCTAATGCTCTGACAGATTCGTTTCCGGACGGTGATTGAAACTTCGATCACCGTCCCCTCTTTTCTTTAATTTACCAAAACTTGAAAGGTGTGAAGATGAACGTACCAGATATTGAGAATCGACTCGAAAAGATCGAAACGCTTCTCTCTGAACTGATCCAACAAAAAACTCAAAAGAAATGGTACAGCACGGCGGATCTCGCAGAACTCACGGGCCGTGCCGAATTTACAGTCCGCGAATGGTGCCGCCTTGGTCGTATCACAGCGGAAAAAGAAGCTGATGGACG
This window of the Gimesia fumaroli genome carries:
- a CDS encoding helix-turn-helix domain-containing protein; its protein translation is MNVPDIENRLEKIETLLSELIQQKTQKKWYSTADLAELTGRAEFTVREWCRLGRITAEKEADGRKHEWRVNHEEVQRILNHGPRPLVLRK